A region of Leifsonia xyli DNA encodes the following proteins:
- a CDS encoding acyl-CoA dehydrogenase, whose product MPFETIAGDFYGFENQLTDREKEFIATLRAQLETEVKPIVNEFWEKAEFPHQIIDVLHRNGAIGLGFPETAPFENSAVFRGWVALELARIDASVSTYVGVQNGLALGAIGVCGSDEQKAEWLPKLASGEVLGAFGLTEPTSGSDSAQGLKTVATRDGDDWILNGSKRWIGNATFSDITVIWAKSAEDGQVKGFIVPNSTPGFTATKIEGKQSLRIVQNADITLENVRVPESLRLQNANSFKDTAAVLRLTRAEVAWAAVGVAVGAYEAALRYTKERVQFGKPIASHQLIQDLLVKSVGNITASIGLCTRVSEMLDAGEQRDEHSALAKAFATSKMRETVAWCREALGGNGIVLDYDVARFFADAEALYSYEGTREMNTLIVGRAVTGQAAFV is encoded by the coding sequence ATGCCCTTCGAGACCATCGCCGGCGACTTCTACGGCTTCGAGAACCAGCTGACCGACCGCGAGAAGGAGTTCATCGCGACCCTCCGCGCGCAGCTCGAGACCGAGGTCAAGCCGATCGTCAACGAGTTCTGGGAGAAGGCGGAGTTCCCGCATCAGATCATCGACGTCCTGCACCGCAACGGCGCGATCGGCCTGGGCTTCCCGGAGACGGCGCCGTTCGAGAACTCCGCGGTGTTCCGCGGCTGGGTCGCGCTGGAGCTCGCACGCATCGACGCCTCGGTGAGCACCTACGTCGGCGTGCAGAACGGCCTGGCCCTCGGCGCCATCGGCGTCTGCGGCTCGGACGAGCAGAAGGCCGAGTGGCTGCCGAAGCTGGCGAGCGGCGAGGTGCTGGGCGCCTTCGGCCTGACCGAGCCGACCTCCGGCTCCGACTCGGCCCAGGGCCTCAAGACGGTGGCGACGCGCGACGGAGACGACTGGATCCTGAACGGCTCCAAGCGCTGGATCGGCAACGCGACCTTCAGCGACATCACCGTGATCTGGGCCAAGAGCGCCGAGGACGGCCAGGTCAAGGGCTTCATCGTGCCCAACTCCACGCCGGGCTTCACGGCCACCAAGATCGAGGGCAAGCAGTCGCTGCGCATCGTGCAGAACGCCGACATCACGCTCGAGAACGTGCGCGTCCCCGAGTCGCTGCGGCTGCAGAACGCCAACAGCTTCAAGGACACCGCCGCGGTGCTGCGCCTGACCCGCGCCGAGGTCGCCTGGGCGGCCGTCGGCGTCGCGGTGGGCGCCTACGAGGCCGCGCTGCGCTACACGAAGGAGCGGGTCCAGTTCGGGAAGCCGATCGCGTCGCACCAGCTCATCCAGGACCTCCTGGTGAAGTCCGTCGGCAACATCACCGCATCCATCGGCCTGTGCACCCGCGTCTCCGAGATGCTGGACGCCGGCGAGCAGCGCGACGAGCACTCGGCGCTCGCTAAAGCGTTCGCGACCTCCAAGATGCGCGAGACGGTCGCCTGGTGCCGCGAGGCCCTCGGCGGCAACGGCATCGTGCTCGACTACGACGTCGCCCGCTTCTTCGCCGACGCGGAGGCGCTCTACTCCTACGAGGGCACGCGCGAGATGAACACGCTCATCGTCGGCCGCGCGGTGACGGGTCAGGCCGCGTTCGTCTGA
- a CDS encoding UDP-glucose 4-epimerase GalE, translating to MAWLVTGGAGYIGAHVVRAFRQEGIDVVVVDDLSSGREEFVPAGVPFYRGTLLDGELLSRIFAENPVSGVVHVAGFKYAGVSVQRPLHTYEQNVTATAVLLAAMQDAGVDAIVFSSSAAVYGTPDVDIVTEATPKSPESPYGESKLIGEWLLRDQGVAAALRHTSLRYFNVVGSGDVSLRDTSPHNLFPLVFDALAEGRTPRINGTDYPTPDGTCVRDYIHVADLAVSHVAAAKRLDAHQPIEPVYNLGSGEGVSVRQIMDTVAEVTGIAFTPEVGPRRPGDPARIVASGELAARDLDWKMRHTLDEMVRSAWEARQAAS from the coding sequence GTGGCGTGGTTGGTGACCGGAGGAGCAGGCTACATCGGGGCGCACGTGGTGCGTGCGTTCCGCCAGGAGGGCATCGACGTGGTCGTGGTCGACGACCTGTCGAGCGGGCGCGAGGAGTTCGTGCCCGCGGGCGTCCCGTTCTACCGGGGCACCCTCCTGGACGGCGAGCTGCTGTCGCGGATCTTCGCCGAGAACCCCGTCAGCGGCGTCGTGCACGTCGCCGGCTTCAAGTACGCGGGCGTCTCCGTCCAGCGTCCTCTGCACACCTACGAGCAGAACGTCACCGCCACCGCCGTCCTGCTGGCCGCGATGCAGGATGCCGGGGTCGACGCCATCGTGTTCTCGTCGTCCGCCGCGGTGTACGGGACGCCGGATGTGGACATCGTCACCGAGGCCACCCCCAAGAGCCCGGAGTCGCCGTACGGCGAGTCCAAGCTGATCGGGGAGTGGCTGCTCCGGGACCAGGGCGTCGCCGCGGCGCTGCGCCACACCTCCCTCCGCTACTTCAACGTCGTCGGCTCCGGGGATGTGAGCCTGCGCGACACCAGCCCGCACAATCTCTTCCCGCTCGTCTTCGACGCGCTCGCCGAGGGGCGCACTCCGCGCATCAACGGCACCGACTATCCGACGCCGGACGGCACGTGCGTCCGCGACTACATCCACGTCGCCGACCTGGCGGTGTCGCACGTCGCGGCGGCCAAGCGGCTGGATGCGCACCAGCCGATCGAGCCCGTCTACAATCTGGGCAGCGGCGAGGGGGTCAGCGTCCGCCAGATCATGGACACGGTGGCCGAGGTGACCGGAATCGCCTTCACCCCAGAAGTGGGGCCTCGACGGCCGGGGGACCCGGCGAGGATCGTGGCCTCAGGAGAGCTCGCCGCGCGCGATCTCGACTGGAAGATGCGTCACACCCTCGACGAGATGGTGCGCAGCGCCTGGGAAGCGCGCCAGGCGGCGTCCTGA
- a CDS encoding transcription factor WhiB: protein MTLGVPGVRSADVDDDNPLSWQSDALCAQTDPEAFFPEKGGSTRDAKRICTSCEVRAQCLEYALANDERFGIWGGLSERERRKLRKRAG from the coding sequence ATCACGCTCGGAGTCCCCGGAGTCCGGTCAGCAGACGTCGACGACGACAACCCGCTGTCCTGGCAGTCCGACGCGCTCTGCGCTCAGACCGACCCCGAGGCCTTCTTCCCGGAGAAGGGCGGCTCGACGCGCGACGCCAAGCGCATCTGCACCTCGTGCGAGGTGCGCGCCCAGTGCCTCGAGTACGCGCTCGCCAACGACGAGCGGTTCGGGATCTGGGGCGGGCTCTCCGAGCGCGAGCGCCGCAAGCTGCGCAAGCGCGCCGGCTGA